GTTCTGGTAAGTAGCGTTCACGTCCGGCAAACCGGTTGGACCACGCAGGATGATTTCCGGCAGTTTATTCGGATCAGACCCCAGTTGTACATTATCGACAATGCGGATCGATGGGTCAAGGATGGCCATGGCGGCCAGTACGTTCTGGTTGCTCACTCTTTTCAGTTCTGTACCACTAAACGTAGATACAGCACCCGTGAAGCTTTCGCGGGAACGGGTAAATAAACCGTTGCTGATCACCACATCCTTTAAAGATGCCGTAGCCGCGCCCAGTGTGATCATACCTAACTCCAGCGGCGCGTTGCCTGTTACGGTAATGCGCCTTACGAACGAATGAAAACCGATAAACGAAACCGCGATATTATAAGTACCTGGTTCCACTTTCGGGATCACGAATACGCCGTCGCTATTGGTAGATGCACCCTTACCGCCAGGCTGCAGCATCACCGTAGCACCTGGAATGGGCCTGCCGGAGCTGTCTTTCACAGTGCCGGATACGTTCTGCACGACCACCTGCGCCGGCCCCTGTAAGGGCTGCTGTGATAGTGGTTTGCGGGAAATCATGATCGTTTTATCCGCGATACGGTAGTTCAGCGGTAAATTCTTCATGGCAAGGTCGAGAAAGTCTTTCAACGGCATATCATACACCGTGAGTGTTACAGGCGTGCCTTCCTGTATAACATCGGCATTGCCGAAAATCACATAACCGGTTTGGTCTTTAACGGCCGTAAATACTTTTTTCAGCGGTACATTTTTACCCGAAAAGGTAATCGACTGGGAAACTCCGGTAGCATAAACATTTAGAAAGGCGACAGTCAGTATAAATGCGGTCAGCTTCATTACTAACGAGATTTTGGTTAGGCACCGGCGCCACTTTGGCTGGTCTGGACAGACCCCGCCCACGGCAAAGCCAGTGCAATTAGCGATTTTTTGCATACATTGCATTAGTTTGGTTGTCAAATAATTAAAGTTTACACGAACCGATATTAAAAGCATCCGAACTGTTCACCGGGAGTGCTGCAACATTCCCGGTTTTTTATTTCGGCGCCTTTATGTTCAGGCATAGTTTGCCCTGGAGCCTGCCTATTGCCTGCTCCGGACTGTTTAATACAACTCGTTTATTGGCTGCTACTAAAGTTTATAAATGGTTGACCTCTTATCTCGTTTTATGGTAATACAGTAAGTTTCCGTCCGTCTAACTTGAAATGCACCCCTGCGCCTTCCAGCCCTGCCAGTACATCGGCCAGCTTTACATTACGGCTCATTTCGCCGAAGAAGTGCAGGTTGGGTATACCTTTTTCGTATACCACTTCTATATCGTACCACCGTTCCAACTGGTTCATCACCTCTTGCACGCCCGCCCCTTCGAAGTTGAACAGGCCGTTTTTCCAGGCTAAAACCTTGTCGGTATCGGCATGGTTGATCAGTTTAATATTGTCGGTTACTTTCGCCTGCTGACCGGGCTTAAGTAACATGCTGTTTCCTGCGTGTTCCACTTTTACACTGCCTGCGAGTAAGGTAGTGTGCATAGCCGCCTCGTTCGCATAGGCGTTTACGTTAAAGCTCGTACCCAACACCTGTATTTTCGTATCGCCTATATTCACTAAGAACGGGCGTTGTGGATCTGCGGCCACTTCAAAGTAAGCCTCGCCGGTAATTTCAACGCTCCTTTCGCTGCCTGTAAACGCAGTAGGGAAACGTAATGTGGAGGCCGAGTTCAGCCAGATTTTCGTACCGTCGGGCAGCAGTAACTGGAACTGCCTGCTGCGGGGAATTGTAATAGTATTCATGCTTACCGCACCGGCATGCTGCGCATCGTAGGCCAGTTGCCCGTTCGCCA
This genomic interval from Chitinophaga horti contains the following:
- a CDS encoding FecR family protein; the encoded protein is MTSSELQHLIDKYLSDELTEAEFRRLWETLDKPESEAAWLQAMDELQVSGLSDAAREDRALAAVQARMVEAPVRSINRGWWRYAAAIVLLLGTGSYFAYQYSVKNQPTIAGNTAQQPTEIEPGREGAILTLANGSQVVLDSLGNGTIATQNGTTVTLANGQLAYDAQHAGAVSMNTITIPRSRQFQLLLPDGTKIWLNSASTLRFPTAFTGSERSVEITGEAYFEVAADPQRPFLVNIGDTKIQVLGTSFNVNAYANEAAMHTTLLAGSVKVEHAGNSMLLKPGQQAKVTDNIKLINHADTDKVLAWKNGLFNFEGAGVQEVMNQLERWYDIEVVYEKGIPNLHFFGEMSRNVKLADVLAGLEGAGVHFKLDGRKLTVLP